A part of Puntigrus tetrazona isolate hp1 chromosome 21, ASM1883169v1, whole genome shotgun sequence genomic DNA contains:
- the dynll2b gene encoding dynein, light chain, LC8-type 2b — MTDRKAVIKNADMSEDMQQDAVDCATQAMEKYNIEKDIAAYIKKEFDKKYNPTWHCIVGRNFGSYVTHETKHFIYFYLGQVAILLFKSG, encoded by the exons ATGACCGACAGGAAGGCAGTAATAAAGAACGCTGATATGTCTGAGGACATGCAGCAGGATGCAGTGGATTGTGCCACACAGGCCATGGAGAAGTACAACATCGAGAAGGACATTGCTGCGTATATCAAAAAG GAGTTCGATAAGAAGTATAATCCGACATGGCATTGTATCGTGGGACGGAACTTTGGCAGTTATGTGACGCATGAGACTAAGCACTTCATCTACTTTTACTTGGGTCAAGTGGCCATTCTGCTCTTCAAATCAGGCTGA
- the hnf1bb gene encoding hepatocyte nuclear factor 1-beta-B isoform X2 yields MFTDMVSKLTSLQQELLSALLDSGVTKDVLVQALEDLCPCPAEFGIKMEKPLSPVSVNGGSDSGDSKPVFLTLTSAQGKGGKLSGDEGSDDGDDFDTPPILRELQSLNTEEAAEQRAEVERMLSEDPWRVARTVKGYMQQHNIPQREVVDVTGLNQSHLSQHLNKGTPMKTAKRAALYTWYVQKQREIDRQFSHTGPSSGAAGGSGAPVGDEGEPGSKRMRRNRFKWGPASQEILYQAYERQKNPSKEEREALVEECNRAECVQRGVSPSKAHGLGSNLVTEVRVYNWFANRRKEEAFRQKLAMDTYAPHSMNPLLSHPSSHTQHHHSSSDSKLRYSQQGTSEVTSSTTISHHGSNQSVLQQVSPGSLDPCHGLLSTDAKMISVSGGVLPPVSTLTNIHSLSQSSHHHQQAQSLIMSLAAQSLTSPQSQSVPVINSVSGLTTLQPMQFPQSTSLTQLTTAHISQQPFAQSHMYSPKQEAAQFSHPSRYTTMDTSTITHLGSSKQCPLQAW; encoded by the exons ATGTTTACTGACATGGTGTCCAAGTTGACATCGCTTCAGCAGGAGCTCCTGAGCGCGCTGTTGGACTCGGGGGTCACTAAGGACGTGCTGGTCCAGGCGCTGGAGGATTTGTGCCCGTGTCCTGCAGAATTCggaataaaaatggaaaaacccTTGTCCCCGGTGAGCGTCAACGGCGGCAGCGACTCCGGTGACTCCAAGCCGGTGTTTCTGACTCTGACCAGCGCGCAGGGTAAAGGGGGCAAACTGTCCGGCGATGAGGGCTCGGATGACGGGGATGACTTCGACACGCCGCCGATCCTGCGGGAACTGCAGTCTCTCAACACGGAGGAGGCGGCGGAGCAGCGCGCGGAGGTCGAGCGCATGCTGTC CGAGGACCCGTGGCGCGTGGCGCGCACCGTCAAAGGCTACATGCAGCAGCACAATATCCCTCAGCGCGAGGTGGTGGACGTGACGGGGCTCAATCAGTCTCATCTGTCGCAGCACCTCAACAAGGGCACGCCGATGAAGACGGCCAAACGAGCCGCGCTTTACACCTGGTATGTCCAGAAACAGCGCGAAATCGACAGAC aattcAGTCATACCGGACCCAGTTCGGGGGCCGCGGGAGGTTCGGGAGCACCAGTCGGAGATGAGGGGGAGCCAGGCTCTAAGAGGATGAGACGAAACCGCTTCAAATGGGGTCCTGCATCTCAGGAGATACTCTATCAGGCTTACGAACGACAGAAAAACCCCAGCAAAGAAGAAAGGGAAGCGCTGGTAGAGGAATGCAACAG GGCAGAGTGTGTTCAGAGGGGTGTGTCTCCCTCTAAAGCACATGGGCTTGGATCTAACCTGGTCACAGAAGTTCGTGTGTACAACTGGTTCGCTAATCGGCGTAAGGAGGAAGCCTTCAGACAGAAGTTGGCTATGGATACATACGCACCCCACAGCATGAACCCCCTTTTATCTCATCCATCATCACATACCCAGCACCATCACAGTAGCTCAGATTCAA AACTCAGGTACAGTCAACAAGGAACCAGTGAGGTCACTTCCTCGACGACCATCAGTCACCATGGTAGCAACCAATCGGTATTGCAACAGGTGTCTCCGGGTAGTCTGGACCCCTGCCATGGCTTGCTATCGACAGATGCCAAAATG atcTCAGTCTCTGGTGGGGTTTTGCCTCCTGTGAGCACTTTGACCAACATTCACAGTCTGTCTCAGTCgtctcatcatcatcagcaaGCACAGAGCCTCATTATGAGCCTGGCTGCTCAAA GTCTGACATCTCCGCAGTCTCAGAGTGTGCCCGTCATCAACAGCGTGTCTGGACTCACAACCCTGCAGCCTATGCAGTTCCCTCAGAGCACCAGCCTGACACAACTGACCACAGCTCACATCTCCCAGCAGCCCTTCGCGCAGTCACACA tgtactcTCCCAAACAAGAAGCTGCCCAGTTTTCCCATCCATCTCGATACACGACCATGGACACCAGCACCATCACACACCTGGGCTCCAGTAAGCAG TGTCCTTTGCAGGCCTGGTGA
- the heatr6 gene encoding HEAT repeat-containing protein 6 isoform X2, translating to MAGKVTFFDSSTSFSSNRNPQGFQPASPDIPRFSPLAKARHELDGSAQAQDQISRCFNKLRSLRPSDSATLKTELNLLFDQLISENYSTGNHDNIQPEVVCEMLMHASRLVPLSQEHLIIKLCQLIHQLLNQLQVIVDEHTLDVLVSYCSRALRTCSSWTHPEVLLALSSLVYGNGSRCHRHLPELLGPSGILVSYGDPSQPDIELRRSAVHCIANLCLSVPGQPYLEEPYKGVCYGILLRTLQSPKPPDVEDIIFCTLLQSALKGMQYFLNGGKWKGVPNQDLGTLLAVLKRFMFYGLPGISVEMPQVLYPAPLPQYETVPAAKPEPSQDSSVQKKTAGSQQNKKRKSRGKGKKAGAEGKKDGEEGDGDHISGLLKTGGGGVDQSGWSLGSPSVSVTSQSGVTPQLYPSWKKGSSDSEFSDPEGGMQSKIRLYQARVRQSALQCFLAVVKCVEKRILYGYWSSFVPDAPGIGGPPPLTLLTIALKDPSPKVRAGSLQVLSALLEGSRQFLSTAEDTSAPRQAFTPFSATLAAGVRELHRCLLLALVAESSCQTLTQVLKCLAHLVSNVPYNRLRPGLLSPLWKQIRPYVRHRDVNVRVSSLTLFGALVSTQAPLPEIQLLLQQPGSASTLGTPGISTPQELSHNWRLPARRDGEVSSPGVGAEGAPEGPCWLLQLCVSLVTLPREEPYSDSDAGGSSGASLEPSPVRLEALQVLAHLVKGYFSLAQTSLLELGQLSARCLTEQDASVQLHGAKLLEELGTGIIQQYRADANTTPQSAKCVPVVEFWSEVLGGPLISALQNEQHPTLQTSACDTLSSILPQAFSQLPDKTQVLCITILLGLTYSENSLVKAAAVRALGVYILFPCLREDVMFVADTANAILTALDDRSPNVRAKAAWSLGNLTDTLIVNMQSVGLEFQEEFSDMLLLNMLRSATKASGDKDRVKSNAVRALGNLLHFLQPVHLGKPVFEQPLQEAIRALIDTVRGDATMKVRWNACYALGNAFRNHNLPLGSAVWSKEAYSALSHVVTSCKNFKVRIKSAAALSVPSTRDRYGDVHQFAEVWRALAQALEHSEETEDFLEYRYCASLRSQLCRALLHLLSVCQPDDLQALRSSLSDQSRPVLRGFLVHYISDKGASLAAGVDGADEAADHLVPEDGLMVLNETLTRLKGPLEEAVLDSGEDLKTVVGFLEDVVRSFEEIKESDSKDSFLTLSKSSQQKRK from the exons ATGGCCGGTAAGGTAACGTTTTTTGATTCGAGCACAAGTTTTTCTTCTAATCGCAACCCACAAGGATTTCAGCCCGCCTCACCCGATATACCAAGGTTTTCCCCTCTAGCAAAGGCACGGCACGAGCTCGACGGTTCCGCGCAGGCGCAGGATCAGATCAGTCGCTGCTTTAATAAACTCAGATCGCTGAGACCGTCTGACAGCGCGACTCTGAAAACTGAACTCAATTTATTGTTCGACCAGCTCATCTCAGAAAACTACAGCACCGGTAACCATGACAACATTCAGCCAGAG GTTGTGTGTGAGATGCTTATGCATGCGAGCCGTCTGGTTCCTCTCAGCCAAGAGCATCTTATCATCAAACTGTGCCAACTGATCCATCAACTTCTAAACCAGCTACAG GTAATAGTGGATGAGCATACGCTTGATGTTCTGGTATCGTACTGCTCACGTGCTCTGCGCACATGCAGCTCATGGACTCACCCGGAAGTGTTGCTTGCCCTCTCCTCACTAGTGTACGGCAATGGATCCAGATGTCACAGG CATCTTCCAGAGCTCCTTGGTCCGAGTGGTATTCTGGTAAGCTACGGTGACCCCAGCCAGCCTGACATAGAGTTACGTCGTTCTGCTGTGCATTGCATAGCTAATCTGTGTCTCAG TGTTCCTGGTCAGCCATATTTAGAGGAGCCATATAAAGGTGTATGCTATGGAATCCTCCTGCGGACGCTACAGTCACCCAAACCACCTGATGTGGAGGACATCATCTTCTGTACA TTATTGCAGAGTGCTCTGAAGGGAATGCAATATTTTCTCAATGGTGGAAAATGGAAAGGGGTTCCAAACCAGGATTTAGGCACCTTATTGGCTGTGCTCAAA AGGTTCATGTTCTATGGCTTGCCGGGAATAAGTGTGGAAATGCCACAGGTGTTGTACCCAGCTCCTCTTCCTCAGTATGAGACTGTTCCTGCGGCAAAACCTGAACCCTCGCAAGACTCATCtgtgcagaaaaaaacagctgGG TCTCAACAGAACAAGAAGCGCAAGTCTCGGGGGAAAGGGAAGAAAGCTGGAGCTGAGGGAAAGAAGGATGGAGAGGAGGGAGATGGTGACCACATCTCTGGGCTTCTTAAAACTGGAGGAGGTGGAGTGGATCAGAGTGGTTGGTCACTTGGCTCACCGTCTGTTAGTGTGACGTCCCAGTCAGGAGTGACTCCACAACTCTACCCTTCCTGGAAGAAAGGGAGCTCTGACTCTGAATTCTCTGACCCTGAGGGAGGAATGCAATCTAAAATCAG GTTGTATCAAGCCCGTGTGCGGCAGAGTGCGCTTCAGTGCTTCCTGGCTGTGGTCAAGTGTGTAGAGAAACGAATCCTCTACGGCTACTGGTCTTCCTTTGTTCCAGACGCTCCTGGGATTGGAGGCCCTCCTCCTCTTACCCTCCTGACCATTGCCCTAAAGGACCCCTCCCCAAAG GTACGGGCAGGCTCTCTGCAGGTTCTGTCTGCTCTCCTGGAAGGTTCTCGCCAGTTCCTCTCCACAGCTGAAGACACCAGTGCACCCCGCCAGGCCTTCACTCCCTTTTCGGCCACATTAGCTGCCGGTGTCAGAGAGCTGCACCGCTGCTTGCTGCTAGCGCTCGTAGCGGAGTCCTCCTGTCAGACACTCACTCAGGTCTTAAAG TGCCTTGCCCACCTGGTGTCCAACGTGCCCTATAATCGTCTCAGACCGGGCCTGTTGAGCCCACTGTGGAAACAGATCCGTCCATATGTGCGCCACAGAG ATGTGAACGTCCGCGTGTCCAGTCTCACCTTGTTCGGTGCCTTAGTCTCAACACAAGCCCCCCTGCCAGAGATCCAGCTCCTCCTCCAGCAGCCCGGATCCGCATCCACCCTCGGCACGCCAGGTATTAGCACTCCGCAGGAGCTCTCTCACAACTGGAGGCTTCCTGCTCGGAGAGATGGAGAGGTCTCGTCTCCTGGAGTGGGAGCCGAGGGGGCTCCGGAGGGGCCGTGCTGGCTGTTACAGCTGTGCGTGAGCCTGGTCACTCTGCCTCGCGAGGAACCGTACTCTGATAGTGACGCTGGCGGGTCTAGTGGAGCATCGCTGGAACCTTCACCCGTCCGACTTGAAGCCCTGCAG GTTTTGGCTCATCTTGTGAAGGGTTACTTTTCATTGGCTCAGACATCCCTGTTGGAGTTGGGGCAGCTCAGTGCTCGCTGTCTCACGGAGCAAGATGCTTCTGTGCAACTTCATGGAGCTAAA CTTCTGGAAGAACTGGGAACAGGCATTATCCAGCAGTACAGAGCTGATGCCAACACCACTCCACAAAGTGCCAAATGTGTGCCA GTTGTTGAGTTCTGGTCGGAGGTCTTGGGTGGTCCACTGATCAGTGCCTTACAGAATGAGCAGCATCCCACCCTACAGACCAGCGCATGTGACACCCTCTCCTCCATCTTACCACAAGCTTTCAGCCAGCTGCCC GATAAGACACAAGTGCTGTGTATCACAATACTGCTGGGACTGACGTACAGCGAAAACTCACTGGTAAAGGCGGCAGCAGTGAGAGCTCTAGGTGTATACATCCTCTTTCCCTGCCTGAGAGAG GATGTGATGTTTGTGGCAGACACGGCTAACGCCATCCTGACCGCTCTGGATGACCGCTCACCCAACGTTCGTGCAAAAGCAGCCTGGTCACTTGGCAACCTCACCGACACGCTCATTGTCAACAT GCAGTCAGTGGGGCTGGAGTTTCAGGAGGAGTTCTCTGATATGCTGCTACTAAACATGCTAAGATCTGCCACTAAAGCTTCAGGAGATAAAGACagg GTAAAGAGCAATGCTGTCCGTGCACTCGGGAATCTTCTTCATTTCCTGCAGCCGGTGCACCTGGGAAAGCCCGTGTTCGAGCAACCTCTGCAGGAGGCCATTAGGGCTCTGATAGATACGGTTAGAGGAGATGCAACAATGAAAGTGCGCTGGAACGCCTGCTATGCACTGGGCAATGCCTTCAGGAATCACAACCTGCCTCTGG GTTCTGCTGTCTGGTCTAAAGAAGCTTACTCTGCCCTGTCCCACGTCGTCACTTCCTGCAAGAACTTCAAAGTACGAATCAAATCCGCTGCTGCGCTTTCTGTTCCGTCGACGCGAGATCGGTACGGTGACGTTCACCAGTTCGCCGAAGTCTGGCGAGCTTTGGCCCAGGCCCTCGAACACAGCGAAGAAACGGAGGACTTCCTTGAATATCGGTACTGTGCCAGCTTACGCTCACAGCTCTGCCGTGCTCTCCTGCACCTGCTGTCCGTATGCCAGCCTGATGACCTTCAAGCGCTGAGGTCATCACTGAGTGACCAATCCAGGCCAGTGCTACGGGGCTTCCTGGTTCACTACATTAGCGATAAGGGTGCGAGTTTGGCCGCTGGGGTTGATGGCGCTGACGAGGCTGCAGATCATTTGGTTCCTGAAGACGGCTTGATGGTGCTCAACGAGACCCTGACCAGGCTGAAGGGACCGCTGGAAGAGGCCGTGCTGGACAGCGGTGAGGATCTGAAGACCGTGGTGGGTTTCCTCGAGGACGTAGTGAGGAGCTTCGAGGAGATAAAAGAATCGGACAGCAAAGATTCCTTCCTTACACTCAGCAAATCATCACAGCAGAAGCGAAAATAG
- the hnf1bb gene encoding hepatocyte nuclear factor 1-beta-B isoform X1 produces the protein MFTDMVSKLTSLQQELLSALLDSGVTKDVLVQALEDLCPCPAEFGIKMEKPLSPVSVNGGSDSGDSKPVFLTLTSAQGKGGKLSGDEGSDDGDDFDTPPILRELQSLNTEEAAEQRAEVERMLSEDPWRVARTVKGYMQQHNIPQREVVDVTGLNQSHLSQHLNKGTPMKTAKRAALYTWYVQKQREIDRQFDRVQGSDPSDSGSQDQVLFFFPEFSHTGPSSGAAGGSGAPVGDEGEPGSKRMRRNRFKWGPASQEILYQAYERQKNPSKEEREALVEECNRAECVQRGVSPSKAHGLGSNLVTEVRVYNWFANRRKEEAFRQKLAMDTYAPHSMNPLLSHPSSHTQHHHSSSDSKLRYSQQGTSEVTSSTTISHHGSNQSVLQQVSPGSLDPCHGLLSTDAKMISVSGGVLPPVSTLTNIHSLSQSSHHHQQAQSLIMSLAAQSLTSPQSQSVPVINSVSGLTTLQPMQFPQSTSLTQLTTAHISQQPFAQSHMYSPKQEAAQFSHPSRYTTMDTSTITHLGSSKQCPLQAW, from the exons ATGTTTACTGACATGGTGTCCAAGTTGACATCGCTTCAGCAGGAGCTCCTGAGCGCGCTGTTGGACTCGGGGGTCACTAAGGACGTGCTGGTCCAGGCGCTGGAGGATTTGTGCCCGTGTCCTGCAGAATTCggaataaaaatggaaaaacccTTGTCCCCGGTGAGCGTCAACGGCGGCAGCGACTCCGGTGACTCCAAGCCGGTGTTTCTGACTCTGACCAGCGCGCAGGGTAAAGGGGGCAAACTGTCCGGCGATGAGGGCTCGGATGACGGGGATGACTTCGACACGCCGCCGATCCTGCGGGAACTGCAGTCTCTCAACACGGAGGAGGCGGCGGAGCAGCGCGCGGAGGTCGAGCGCATGCTGTC CGAGGACCCGTGGCGCGTGGCGCGCACCGTCAAAGGCTACATGCAGCAGCACAATATCCCTCAGCGCGAGGTGGTGGACGTGACGGGGCTCAATCAGTCTCATCTGTCGCAGCACCTCAACAAGGGCACGCCGATGAAGACGGCCAAACGAGCCGCGCTTTACACCTGGTATGTCCAGAAACAGCGCGAAATCGACAGAC AGTTCGACCGTGTTCAGGGCTCTGACCCCAGTGACTCAGGCAGTCAGGATCAggtcctgttttttttcccagaattcAGTCATACCGGACCCAGTTCGGGGGCCGCGGGAGGTTCGGGAGCACCAGTCGGAGATGAGGGGGAGCCAGGCTCTAAGAGGATGAGACGAAACCGCTTCAAATGGGGTCCTGCATCTCAGGAGATACTCTATCAGGCTTACGAACGACAGAAAAACCCCAGCAAAGAAGAAAGGGAAGCGCTGGTAGAGGAATGCAACAG GGCAGAGTGTGTTCAGAGGGGTGTGTCTCCCTCTAAAGCACATGGGCTTGGATCTAACCTGGTCACAGAAGTTCGTGTGTACAACTGGTTCGCTAATCGGCGTAAGGAGGAAGCCTTCAGACAGAAGTTGGCTATGGATACATACGCACCCCACAGCATGAACCCCCTTTTATCTCATCCATCATCACATACCCAGCACCATCACAGTAGCTCAGATTCAA AACTCAGGTACAGTCAACAAGGAACCAGTGAGGTCACTTCCTCGACGACCATCAGTCACCATGGTAGCAACCAATCGGTATTGCAACAGGTGTCTCCGGGTAGTCTGGACCCCTGCCATGGCTTGCTATCGACAGATGCCAAAATG atcTCAGTCTCTGGTGGGGTTTTGCCTCCTGTGAGCACTTTGACCAACATTCACAGTCTGTCTCAGTCgtctcatcatcatcagcaaGCACAGAGCCTCATTATGAGCCTGGCTGCTCAAA GTCTGACATCTCCGCAGTCTCAGAGTGTGCCCGTCATCAACAGCGTGTCTGGACTCACAACCCTGCAGCCTATGCAGTTCCCTCAGAGCACCAGCCTGACACAACTGACCACAGCTCACATCTCCCAGCAGCCCTTCGCGCAGTCACACA tgtactcTCCCAAACAAGAAGCTGCCCAGTTTTCCCATCCATCTCGATACACGACCATGGACACCAGCACCATCACACACCTGGGCTCCAGTAAGCAG TGTCCTTTGCAGGCCTGGTGA
- the heatr6 gene encoding HEAT repeat-containing protein 6 isoform X1 — MAGKVTFFDSSTSFSSNRNPQGFQPASPDIPRFSPLAKARHELDGSAQAQDQISRCFNKLRSLRPSDSATLKTELNLLFDQLISENYSTGNHDNIQPEVVCEMLMHASRLVPLSQEHLIIKLCQLIHQLLNQLQVIVDEHTLDVLVSYCSRALRTCSSWTHPEVLLALSSLVYGNGSRCHRHLPELLGPSGILVSYGDPSQPDIELRRSAVHCIANLCLSVPGQPYLEEPYKGVCYGILLRTLQSPKPPDVEDIIFCTLLQSALKGMQYFLNGGKWKGVPNQDLGTLLAVLKRFMFYGLPGISVEMPQVLYPAPLPQYETVPAAKPEPSQDSSVQKKTAGSQQNKKRKSRGKGKKAGAEGKKDGEEGDGDHISGLLKTGGGGVDQSGWSLGSPSVSVTSQSGVTPQLYPSWKKGSSDSEFSDPEGGMQSKIRLYQARVRQSALQCFLAVVKCVEKRILYGYWSSFVPDAPGIGGPPPLTLLTIALKDPSPKVRAGSLQVLSALLEGSRQFLSTAEDTSAPRQAFTPFSATLAAGVRELHRCLLLALVAESSCQTLTQVLKCLAHLVSNVPYNRLRPGLLSPLWKQIRPYVRHRDVNVRVSSLTLFGALVSTQAPLPEIQLLLQQPGSASTLGTPGISTPQELSHNWRLPARRDGEVSSPGVGAEGAPEGPCWLLQLCVSLVTLPREEPYSDSDAGGSSGASLEPSPVRLEALQVLAHLVKGYFSLAQTSLLELGQLSARCLTEQDASVQLHGAKLLEELGTGIIQQYRADANTTPQSAKCVPVSQVVEFWSEVLGGPLISALQNEQHPTLQTSACDTLSSILPQAFSQLPDKTQVLCITILLGLTYSENSLVKAAAVRALGVYILFPCLREDVMFVADTANAILTALDDRSPNVRAKAAWSLGNLTDTLIVNMQSVGLEFQEEFSDMLLLNMLRSATKASGDKDRVKSNAVRALGNLLHFLQPVHLGKPVFEQPLQEAIRALIDTVRGDATMKVRWNACYALGNAFRNHNLPLGSAVWSKEAYSALSHVVTSCKNFKVRIKSAAALSVPSTRDRYGDVHQFAEVWRALAQALEHSEETEDFLEYRYCASLRSQLCRALLHLLSVCQPDDLQALRSSLSDQSRPVLRGFLVHYISDKGASLAAGVDGADEAADHLVPEDGLMVLNETLTRLKGPLEEAVLDSGEDLKTVVGFLEDVVRSFEEIKESDSKDSFLTLSKSSQQKRK, encoded by the exons ATGGCCGGTAAGGTAACGTTTTTTGATTCGAGCACAAGTTTTTCTTCTAATCGCAACCCACAAGGATTTCAGCCCGCCTCACCCGATATACCAAGGTTTTCCCCTCTAGCAAAGGCACGGCACGAGCTCGACGGTTCCGCGCAGGCGCAGGATCAGATCAGTCGCTGCTTTAATAAACTCAGATCGCTGAGACCGTCTGACAGCGCGACTCTGAAAACTGAACTCAATTTATTGTTCGACCAGCTCATCTCAGAAAACTACAGCACCGGTAACCATGACAACATTCAGCCAGAG GTTGTGTGTGAGATGCTTATGCATGCGAGCCGTCTGGTTCCTCTCAGCCAAGAGCATCTTATCATCAAACTGTGCCAACTGATCCATCAACTTCTAAACCAGCTACAG GTAATAGTGGATGAGCATACGCTTGATGTTCTGGTATCGTACTGCTCACGTGCTCTGCGCACATGCAGCTCATGGACTCACCCGGAAGTGTTGCTTGCCCTCTCCTCACTAGTGTACGGCAATGGATCCAGATGTCACAGG CATCTTCCAGAGCTCCTTGGTCCGAGTGGTATTCTGGTAAGCTACGGTGACCCCAGCCAGCCTGACATAGAGTTACGTCGTTCTGCTGTGCATTGCATAGCTAATCTGTGTCTCAG TGTTCCTGGTCAGCCATATTTAGAGGAGCCATATAAAGGTGTATGCTATGGAATCCTCCTGCGGACGCTACAGTCACCCAAACCACCTGATGTGGAGGACATCATCTTCTGTACA TTATTGCAGAGTGCTCTGAAGGGAATGCAATATTTTCTCAATGGTGGAAAATGGAAAGGGGTTCCAAACCAGGATTTAGGCACCTTATTGGCTGTGCTCAAA AGGTTCATGTTCTATGGCTTGCCGGGAATAAGTGTGGAAATGCCACAGGTGTTGTACCCAGCTCCTCTTCCTCAGTATGAGACTGTTCCTGCGGCAAAACCTGAACCCTCGCAAGACTCATCtgtgcagaaaaaaacagctgGG TCTCAACAGAACAAGAAGCGCAAGTCTCGGGGGAAAGGGAAGAAAGCTGGAGCTGAGGGAAAGAAGGATGGAGAGGAGGGAGATGGTGACCACATCTCTGGGCTTCTTAAAACTGGAGGAGGTGGAGTGGATCAGAGTGGTTGGTCACTTGGCTCACCGTCTGTTAGTGTGACGTCCCAGTCAGGAGTGACTCCACAACTCTACCCTTCCTGGAAGAAAGGGAGCTCTGACTCTGAATTCTCTGACCCTGAGGGAGGAATGCAATCTAAAATCAG GTTGTATCAAGCCCGTGTGCGGCAGAGTGCGCTTCAGTGCTTCCTGGCTGTGGTCAAGTGTGTAGAGAAACGAATCCTCTACGGCTACTGGTCTTCCTTTGTTCCAGACGCTCCTGGGATTGGAGGCCCTCCTCCTCTTACCCTCCTGACCATTGCCCTAAAGGACCCCTCCCCAAAG GTACGGGCAGGCTCTCTGCAGGTTCTGTCTGCTCTCCTGGAAGGTTCTCGCCAGTTCCTCTCCACAGCTGAAGACACCAGTGCACCCCGCCAGGCCTTCACTCCCTTTTCGGCCACATTAGCTGCCGGTGTCAGAGAGCTGCACCGCTGCTTGCTGCTAGCGCTCGTAGCGGAGTCCTCCTGTCAGACACTCACTCAGGTCTTAAAG TGCCTTGCCCACCTGGTGTCCAACGTGCCCTATAATCGTCTCAGACCGGGCCTGTTGAGCCCACTGTGGAAACAGATCCGTCCATATGTGCGCCACAGAG ATGTGAACGTCCGCGTGTCCAGTCTCACCTTGTTCGGTGCCTTAGTCTCAACACAAGCCCCCCTGCCAGAGATCCAGCTCCTCCTCCAGCAGCCCGGATCCGCATCCACCCTCGGCACGCCAGGTATTAGCACTCCGCAGGAGCTCTCTCACAACTGGAGGCTTCCTGCTCGGAGAGATGGAGAGGTCTCGTCTCCTGGAGTGGGAGCCGAGGGGGCTCCGGAGGGGCCGTGCTGGCTGTTACAGCTGTGCGTGAGCCTGGTCACTCTGCCTCGCGAGGAACCGTACTCTGATAGTGACGCTGGCGGGTCTAGTGGAGCATCGCTGGAACCTTCACCCGTCCGACTTGAAGCCCTGCAG GTTTTGGCTCATCTTGTGAAGGGTTACTTTTCATTGGCTCAGACATCCCTGTTGGAGTTGGGGCAGCTCAGTGCTCGCTGTCTCACGGAGCAAGATGCTTCTGTGCAACTTCATGGAGCTAAA CTTCTGGAAGAACTGGGAACAGGCATTATCCAGCAGTACAGAGCTGATGCCAACACCACTCCACAAAGTGCCAAATGTGTGCCAGTGAGTCAG GTTGTTGAGTTCTGGTCGGAGGTCTTGGGTGGTCCACTGATCAGTGCCTTACAGAATGAGCAGCATCCCACCCTACAGACCAGCGCATGTGACACCCTCTCCTCCATCTTACCACAAGCTTTCAGCCAGCTGCCC GATAAGACACAAGTGCTGTGTATCACAATACTGCTGGGACTGACGTACAGCGAAAACTCACTGGTAAAGGCGGCAGCAGTGAGAGCTCTAGGTGTATACATCCTCTTTCCCTGCCTGAGAGAG GATGTGATGTTTGTGGCAGACACGGCTAACGCCATCCTGACCGCTCTGGATGACCGCTCACCCAACGTTCGTGCAAAAGCAGCCTGGTCACTTGGCAACCTCACCGACACGCTCATTGTCAACAT GCAGTCAGTGGGGCTGGAGTTTCAGGAGGAGTTCTCTGATATGCTGCTACTAAACATGCTAAGATCTGCCACTAAAGCTTCAGGAGATAAAGACagg GTAAAGAGCAATGCTGTCCGTGCACTCGGGAATCTTCTTCATTTCCTGCAGCCGGTGCACCTGGGAAAGCCCGTGTTCGAGCAACCTCTGCAGGAGGCCATTAGGGCTCTGATAGATACGGTTAGAGGAGATGCAACAATGAAAGTGCGCTGGAACGCCTGCTATGCACTGGGCAATGCCTTCAGGAATCACAACCTGCCTCTGG GTTCTGCTGTCTGGTCTAAAGAAGCTTACTCTGCCCTGTCCCACGTCGTCACTTCCTGCAAGAACTTCAAAGTACGAATCAAATCCGCTGCTGCGCTTTCTGTTCCGTCGACGCGAGATCGGTACGGTGACGTTCACCAGTTCGCCGAAGTCTGGCGAGCTTTGGCCCAGGCCCTCGAACACAGCGAAGAAACGGAGGACTTCCTTGAATATCGGTACTGTGCCAGCTTACGCTCACAGCTCTGCCGTGCTCTCCTGCACCTGCTGTCCGTATGCCAGCCTGATGACCTTCAAGCGCTGAGGTCATCACTGAGTGACCAATCCAGGCCAGTGCTACGGGGCTTCCTGGTTCACTACATTAGCGATAAGGGTGCGAGTTTGGCCGCTGGGGTTGATGGCGCTGACGAGGCTGCAGATCATTTGGTTCCTGAAGACGGCTTGATGGTGCTCAACGAGACCCTGACCAGGCTGAAGGGACCGCTGGAAGAGGCCGTGCTGGACAGCGGTGAGGATCTGAAGACCGTGGTGGGTTTCCTCGAGGACGTAGTGAGGAGCTTCGAGGAGATAAAAGAATCGGACAGCAAAGATTCCTTCCTTACACTCAGCAAATCATCACAGCAGAAGCGAAAATAG